From one Amycolatopsis sp. FDAARGOS 1241 genomic stretch:
- a CDS encoding universal stress protein yields the protein MTGTAARAGVVAGVDESEAALVAVRWAAEEATRRGCVLQLFHAGLSDTAGLTGPERSREAPRLLERAHRWIRRAAQVAEEAAPGVRTEYLVRLGLAADLLVELSADADLIVLGSHGLGGLHGAAIGSVALRVAAGAHCPVVVVRGRAKPGGPVLTGVDRDDGALEFAFEAALDRGVPVVAVHAWHEGLLDAPEIVEAEAQCEEEELHRRVEALSGKYPEVRARSCAVRDRSPARALLRFDGAQLVVIGSRGRGPITGALFGSTGNRLLAESACPVAVVH from the coding sequence GTGACGGGGACCGCAGCCCGGGCCGGGGTGGTGGCGGGCGTCGACGAATCGGAAGCCGCGCTGGTCGCCGTCCGGTGGGCGGCGGAAGAGGCCACGCGCCGCGGCTGCGTGCTGCAGCTGTTCCACGCGGGGCTGTCTGACACCGCCGGCCTCACCGGACCGGAACGGTCGCGGGAAGCGCCTCGGCTGCTGGAACGCGCGCACCGCTGGATCCGCAGGGCCGCGCAGGTCGCGGAGGAGGCGGCACCGGGCGTGCGGACCGAGTACCTGGTGCGCCTCGGACTCGCCGCGGACCTGCTGGTGGAGCTCTCGGCGGACGCCGACCTGATCGTGCTGGGCTCGCACGGGCTCGGCGGCCTGCACGGCGCCGCGATCGGTTCGGTCGCGCTCCGCGTCGCCGCGGGCGCGCACTGCCCGGTGGTGGTCGTGCGGGGCCGCGCGAAACCGGGCGGCCCGGTGCTCACCGGCGTCGACCGGGACGACGGCGCGCTGGAGTTCGCCTTCGAGGCGGCTCTCGACCGGGGCGTGCCGGTGGTCGCCGTCCACGCGTGGCACGAGGGCCTGCTGGACGCACCGGAAATCGTCGAAGCCGAAGCGCAGTGTGAAGAGGAAGAGCTGCACCGGCGCGTCGAAGCGCTGTCCGGGAAGTACCCCGAAGTCAGGGCGCGCAGCTGCGCCGTTCGCGACCGTTCGCCCGCGCGGGCGTTGCTGCGGTTCGACGGCGCGCAGCTGGTCGTCATCGGCAGCCGGGGGCGCGGACCGATCACGGGTGCGCTGTTCGGCTCGACCGGGAACCGGTTGCTCGCGGAGTCGGCGTGCCCGGTCGCGGTCGTGCACTGA
- a CDS encoding response regulator transcription factor has protein sequence MLRVFLVDDHEVVRRGVAELLEDEDLTVVGQAGSVSQALARIPALRPDVAVLDVRLPDGNGVELARELLSKLPELKCLMLTSYTDEQAMLDAVLAGASGYVIKDIKGVDLVSAVRDVGAGKSLLDAHAAAALMAKLRAGAQKKGPLSQLSEQERTLLELIGEGLTNRQISERMFLAEKTVKNYVSRLLAKLGLERRTQAAVLATELRERKEE, from the coding sequence ATGCTGCGGGTTTTCCTGGTGGACGACCACGAAGTGGTGCGGCGTGGCGTCGCCGAGCTGCTGGAGGACGAAGACCTGACCGTCGTCGGGCAGGCCGGCAGCGTTTCCCAGGCGCTGGCCCGGATCCCCGCGCTGCGCCCGGACGTCGCGGTCCTCGACGTCCGCCTGCCGGACGGCAACGGCGTCGAGCTCGCCCGCGAGCTGCTGTCGAAGCTACCGGAGCTCAAGTGCCTGATGCTCACGTCCTACACCGACGAGCAGGCGATGCTCGACGCCGTGCTCGCCGGCGCCAGCGGCTACGTCATCAAGGACATCAAGGGCGTCGACCTCGTGTCGGCCGTGCGCGACGTCGGGGCCGGCAAGTCGCTGCTGGACGCGCACGCCGCCGCGGCCCTCATGGCGAAACTGCGCGCCGGCGCCCAGAAGAAGGGCCCGCTGTCACAGCTGTCCGAGCAGGAGCGCACTTTGCTGGAGCTGATCGGTGAGGGGCTGACCAACCGCCAGATCTCCGAGCGCATGTTCCTCGCGGAGAAGACGGTGAAGAACTACGTTTCGCGGCTGCTGGCGAAGCTGGGCCTGGAGCGGCGCACGCAGGCCGCCGTGCTCGCGACGGAACTGCGTGAGCGGAAAGAGGAGTAG
- a CDS encoding nitroreductase, which translates to MTSEAEIGPGGWTGAEAEVLGRAVQRAPSVHNTQPWVVEPVDGAVVLRERLDVALPHHDPLRRDLAMSCGAALANLELAVRILGRRADVTILPDADRPDVVARIDATVPASPSEQDLRRFAAITARRSDRTRFTGLPAGRQHVARVARAAVATGAATVLLPDAGELARLFDHAARAIRDDGAYQRELALWTIRDETSHRHGAGLGRTVVPDGELPWAGLVRRGTAVPEPRVLRSRLKHETFLLFLTPDDARGDHVHAGHALERCWLEAVSLKLSAAVLTQPLHVPEVRSALVEDRGLAGFPQALMRLGRSLRIAPPSVRRGLGEVLVGRRGSHT; encoded by the coding sequence GTGACGAGCGAGGCGGAAATCGGGCCCGGGGGCTGGACCGGCGCCGAAGCCGAGGTGCTGGGTCGCGCGGTACAGCGGGCGCCGTCGGTGCACAACACCCAGCCCTGGGTGGTGGAGCCGGTCGACGGCGCCGTGGTGCTCCGGGAGCGCCTGGACGTCGCGTTGCCGCACCACGATCCCCTCCGCCGTGATCTCGCGATGTCGTGCGGTGCGGCCCTGGCGAACCTCGAGCTGGCCGTGCGGATCCTCGGGCGCCGCGCGGACGTGACGATCCTGCCCGACGCCGACCGTCCCGACGTCGTCGCACGCATCGACGCGACAGTCCCAGCTTCCCCGTCGGAACAAGACCTCCGGCGGTTCGCCGCGATCACGGCCCGGCGCAGCGACCGGACGCGGTTCACCGGCCTCCCGGCGGGGCGGCAGCACGTCGCGCGGGTGGCGCGGGCCGCGGTGGCGACGGGCGCTGCGACTGTGCTGCTGCCCGACGCCGGCGAGCTCGCCCGGCTGTTCGACCACGCGGCGCGCGCGATCCGCGACGACGGCGCGTACCAGCGTGAGCTCGCCCTGTGGACGATTCGCGACGAAACGAGCCACCGGCACGGCGCCGGGCTCGGGCGCACCGTGGTGCCCGACGGCGAACTGCCGTGGGCCGGCCTGGTCCGGCGCGGCACGGCGGTGCCCGAGCCGCGGGTGCTGCGGTCCCGGCTCAAGCACGAGACATTCCTGCTGTTCCTCACCCCCGACGACGCCCGCGGTGACCACGTCCACGCGGGCCACGCACTGGAGCGGTGCTGGCTCGAAGCGGTTTCCCTGAAGCTGTCCGCCGCCGTGCTGACGCAGCCGCTGCACGTGCCGGAGGTGCGCTCGGCGCTGGTCGAGGATCGCGGCCTCGCCGGCTTCCCGCAGGCGCTGATGCGGCTGGGCCGCAGCTTGCGGATCGCACCGCCGAGCGTGCGCCGCGGGCTCGGCGAGGTGCTGGTCGGGCGGCGGGGGAGCCATACGTGA
- a CDS encoding GAF domain-containing sensor histidine kinase → MPATEPGMGGRGLSGTLSQLRLRETLRDLQERIEVLIGTRDKMDGLLDAVLAVASGLELDTTLRRIVQAAVDLGEARYGALGVLGDDGPLAEFVYQGIDSQTRERIGHLPEGHGLLGVVIDDVKPLRLREISAHPASVGFPANHPPMHSFLGVPVRVRDEVFGNLYLAEKRGADEFTDDDEVIVQALAAAAGIAIENAHLYEQTRMRQRWLGATGEVTTELLAGADPVDALDLIASRALELTGSDVTVLALPGTGRLDSDDDWDTETDELTVSVCAGGPEELLTGLRIGVTGTVPGSVYRDRTPRRVPELVLAPGHHYGPALVVPLRAGDRTSGVLIVTREPGAPVFETAQLPVVASFADQAALALQLAAQQRAARELDVLSDRDRIARDLHDHVIQRLFAVGLAMKGTQRRAQDPDLRRRLQESIDQMHEIVHEIRTAIFDLHGGVAGETRLRHRLHDAIAELTDDAPLHPTVSMAGTLDTVPPQLADHVEAVVREAVSNAVRHSGAATLTVSVSVREGEIRVAVADDGAGLPADVATSGLGNLRDRAESLGGTFTVDSRAGRGVRLEWTAPLS, encoded by the coding sequence ATGCCCGCGACGGAACCGGGTATGGGCGGCCGCGGGCTGTCCGGCACGCTGTCGCAGCTGCGGCTGCGGGAAACCCTGCGCGACCTGCAGGAACGCATCGAAGTCCTGATCGGCACGCGCGATAAGATGGACGGCTTGCTCGACGCCGTGCTCGCCGTCGCGTCCGGGCTCGAGCTGGACACCACGCTGCGGCGGATCGTGCAGGCGGCGGTCGACCTGGGCGAGGCGCGTTACGGCGCGCTGGGCGTGCTCGGGGACGACGGCCCGCTGGCCGAGTTCGTCTACCAGGGCATTGACTCGCAGACGCGCGAGCGGATCGGGCACCTGCCCGAAGGCCACGGCCTGCTGGGCGTGGTCATCGACGACGTGAAACCGCTACGGCTGCGGGAGATCTCGGCCCACCCCGCGTCGGTGGGCTTTCCGGCCAACCACCCGCCGATGCACTCGTTCCTCGGCGTGCCCGTGCGGGTGCGCGACGAGGTGTTCGGCAACCTCTACCTCGCCGAGAAGCGGGGCGCGGACGAGTTCACCGACGACGACGAGGTCATCGTGCAGGCGCTCGCCGCCGCGGCCGGGATCGCGATCGAGAACGCCCACCTCTACGAGCAGACGCGGATGCGACAGCGGTGGCTGGGCGCGACCGGCGAGGTCACCACGGAGCTGCTCGCCGGCGCGGACCCCGTCGACGCGCTCGACCTGATCGCCAGCCGGGCGCTCGAGCTGACCGGCTCGGACGTGACGGTGCTGGCCCTGCCCGGGACGGGCCGGCTCGACTCCGACGACGACTGGGACACCGAGACGGACGAGCTCACGGTGTCGGTGTGCGCGGGCGGGCCGGAGGAGCTGCTCACCGGGCTGCGCATCGGCGTCACGGGCACTGTGCCCGGCTCGGTCTACCGCGACCGCACCCCGCGCCGGGTGCCCGAGCTGGTCCTGGCCCCGGGCCACCACTACGGACCGGCGCTGGTGGTACCGCTGCGGGCCGGGGACCGCACGTCCGGGGTACTGATCGTCACCCGCGAACCGGGCGCGCCGGTGTTCGAGACGGCGCAGCTGCCGGTCGTCGCTTCGTTCGCGGACCAGGCGGCGCTCGCGTTGCAACTGGCCGCGCAGCAGCGCGCGGCCCGGGAGCTCGACGTGCTGTCCGACCGCGACCGCATCGCGCGCGACCTGCACGACCACGTCATCCAGCGGCTGTTCGCGGTCGGGCTCGCGATGAAGGGCACCCAGCGCCGCGCGCAGGACCCCGACTTGCGGCGGCGCCTGCAGGAGAGCATCGACCAGATGCACGAGATCGTGCACGAGATCCGCACGGCGATCTTCGACCTGCACGGCGGCGTCGCGGGGGAGACCCGCCTGCGGCACCGGTTGCACGACGCGATCGCCGAACTGACCGACGACGCGCCGCTGCACCCGACGGTGAGCATGGCCGGCACGCTGGACACAGTTCCGCCCCAGCTGGCCGACCACGTCGAGGCGGTGGTGCGTGAGGCGGTCAGCAATGCCGTGCGCCACTCGGGCGCGGCGACGCTCACCGTATCGGTCTCCGTGCGCGAGGGCGAAATCCGCGTCGCGGTGGCCGACGACGGCGCGGGATTGCCCGCGGACGTGGCCACCAGCGGCCTCGGCAACCTGCGCGACCGCGCCGAATCCCTGGGCGGCACGTTCACCGTCGACTCGCGCGCGGGCCGGGGTGTGCGGCTGGAGTGGACCGCGCCGTTGTCCTGA
- a CDS encoding nitroreductase family protein, with translation MTSAPATDLAPSEIAVLARAVSRAPSVHNTQPWSMRVRHTDVDLLERTSVTLPSHDPEGRDRTLSCGAALAHLQLAARVLCRAATTWCPAEGEVVATVHAVPGVSPDHDALARFHAIGRRRTHRRWFATEPVSEVDQAAVAAAGDEPRVRVVAPQHRDALAVMLGFATRVFRADAAYQRELGAWTAHTFGPRAAGADEGVPEDALCDDSLPAAGLVRRDTPVPDDDHLTARLQMEHLLVFCTAGDSRREHLAAGAACARAWLEATARGLAGSVLTQPLHLLGFRELLAERLELPGLPQVIFRYGHPVVPVPPSPRRPLGDLLPGEFPGTLPWQTD, from the coding sequence ATGACCTCGGCCCCGGCGACGGACCTCGCGCCTTCCGAGATCGCGGTGCTGGCGCGTGCGGTGAGCCGCGCCCCGTCCGTGCACAACACACAGCCGTGGAGCATGCGGGTCCGGCACACCGACGTCGATCTTCTCGAACGCACGTCCGTGACGCTGCCCAGCCACGACCCGGAGGGCCGTGACCGCACCCTGTCCTGCGGCGCGGCACTGGCGCACCTGCAGCTGGCCGCGCGCGTGCTGTGCCGGGCGGCCACCACGTGGTGCCCCGCCGAGGGTGAGGTCGTGGCCACGGTCCACGCCGTCCCGGGCGTCAGTCCCGATCACGATGCGCTCGCGCGGTTCCACGCCATCGGGCGCCGCCGCACCCACCGGCGGTGGTTCGCCACCGAGCCGGTGTCCGAAGTGGACCAGGCGGCCGTGGCGGCGGCGGGCGACGAGCCGCGCGTGCGCGTGGTGGCCCCACAGCACCGCGACGCGCTGGCGGTGATGCTGGGGTTCGCCACGCGGGTCTTCCGCGCCGACGCGGCCTACCAGCGCGAGCTCGGGGCGTGGACCGCGCACACCTTCGGGCCCCGGGCGGCCGGTGCCGACGAAGGCGTGCCCGAAGACGCGCTTTGCGACGACTCGCTGCCCGCCGCCGGGCTGGTCCGGCGGGACACGCCGGTACCCGACGACGACCATCTCACCGCGCGGCTGCAGATGGAGCACCTGCTCGTGTTCTGCACCGCCGGGGACAGCCGTCGCGAGCACCTCGCGGCCGGCGCCGCGTGCGCGCGCGCGTGGCTGGAAGCGACCGCGCGCGGCCTCGCCGGCTCGGTCCTGACCCAGCCGCTGCACCTGCTCGGCTTCCGCGAACTGCTCGCCGAACGGCTGGAGCTGCCGGGGCTGCCGCAGGTGATCTTCCGCTACGGCCACCCGGTGGTGCCCGTGCCCCCTTCACCACGCCGGCCCCTCGGTGACCTGCTGCCGGGCGAGTTCCCCGGCACCCTGCCGTGGCAGACGGACTGA
- a CDS encoding nitroreductase family protein, producing MTLRVTPAGRLSADQVISVLRAATLAPSTHNTQPWLFTTGAEGIELYADADRVLPIADADRRELLISCGAALFNLRTAIHALGVHPDTTVFPRRDEPDLLAVVRPRTATPVDRRLAELAQAIPRRHTNRTPFGGEPVPPSTVGLLRHAAEAEQAWLPQLDENQLTGLRELVHESHLLQERDPAFGAEWRRWTGRAPTSRDGVPFAAGGSTVADDTWVLRDFGDPAARALAAPPLVVVVGSFGDTPADRLRAGQAMQRVLLTATANGLDASFISQPVEVRATRVRLRHLLGDGLWPQIVLRIGHGSPVARTPRRALADVLLEPPSLTA from the coding sequence ATGACGCTCCGAGTGACTCCGGCCGGACGGCTCAGCGCCGATCAGGTGATCTCGGTGCTGCGTGCGGCGACGCTGGCACCGTCCACGCACAACACCCAGCCCTGGCTGTTCACCACCGGCGCAGAGGGCATCGAGCTGTACGCGGACGCCGACCGCGTGCTGCCCATCGCCGACGCCGACCGGCGCGAGCTGCTCATCTCGTGCGGCGCGGCGTTGTTCAACCTGCGCACGGCGATCCACGCGCTGGGCGTGCACCCGGACACCACGGTCTTCCCGCGCCGTGACGAACCCGATCTGCTCGCCGTGGTCCGGCCTCGGACGGCGACCCCGGTCGACCGGCGGCTCGCGGAGCTGGCACAGGCCATCCCGCGGCGGCACACCAACCGCACACCGTTCGGCGGCGAACCGGTTCCCCCGTCGACCGTCGGCCTGCTGCGCCACGCCGCCGAAGCCGAGCAGGCCTGGCTTCCGCAGCTCGACGAGAACCAGCTCACCGGCCTGCGCGAGCTCGTCCACGAAAGTCACCTCCTCCAGGAGCGCGATCCGGCCTTCGGCGCGGAGTGGCGCCGGTGGACCGGCCGCGCCCCCACCAGCCGGGACGGGGTGCCGTTCGCCGCCGGCGGCTCCACGGTCGCCGACGACACCTGGGTCCTGCGCGACTTCGGCGACCCGGCCGCGCGGGCTCTCGCGGCCCCGCCGCTCGTGGTGGTCGTCGGGTCGTTCGGCGACACGCCCGCCGACCGGCTGCGGGCCGGCCAGGCGATGCAGCGGGTGCTGCTGACCGCCACGGCCAACGGGCTCGACGCGTCGTTCATCTCCCAGCCGGTCGAGGTCCGCGCCACCCGGGTCCGACTGCGCCATCTGCTCGGCGACGGGCTGTGGCCGCAGATCGTCCTGCGCATCGGCCACGGCTCGCCGGTGGCGAGGACCCCGCGCCGGGCGCTGGCGGACGTGCTCCTGGAGCCGCCGTCGCTCACCGCCTGA
- a CDS encoding universal stress protein, protein MSTALDPVVVGVDGSEPAAVAARWAAREAALWGTSLTVLTVSAVDEGPSAGGGTEWQAAKEALAQDVARTTRDELTALEPGVPITTETSPAGVETALRQASRHALLLVVGPPTGTLSGLLAGSPDADLIARADCPVVIVRGTGATRTDGAVVVGVDGSPMSDAAIAWAFEEASRREARLVALHAWHDSYSGRPFGENPATPLIDVGEAEQRVLAQRLAAWHDRFPHVEAGVVVERDQPRDRLIDRSAEAAVVVLGSRGRGGFTGMVLGSTTHALLHHADCPVLVVGSARSPRGIRAFVPPGRDFGP, encoded by the coding sequence GTGAGCACCGCGCTCGATCCCGTTGTCGTCGGGGTCGACGGCAGCGAGCCGGCGGCGGTGGCCGCGCGCTGGGCCGCCCGCGAGGCGGCCCTGTGGGGCACTTCACTGACTGTCCTCACCGTGAGCGCGGTCGACGAGGGGCCGTCCGCCGGCGGCGGGACGGAGTGGCAGGCCGCCAAGGAAGCCCTCGCGCAGGACGTGGCGCGGACGACGCGCGACGAACTGACGGCGCTCGAACCCGGCGTGCCGATCACCACCGAGACGAGCCCGGCCGGCGTCGAAACCGCTCTGCGCCAGGCGTCGCGCCACGCGCTGCTGCTGGTGGTCGGGCCGCCGACCGGAACCCTGTCCGGGCTGCTGGCGGGCTCGCCCGACGCCGACCTCATCGCGCGCGCCGACTGCCCGGTCGTGATCGTGCGCGGCACTGGCGCGACGCGGACGGACGGCGCGGTGGTGGTCGGCGTGGACGGCAGCCCGATGAGCGACGCCGCGATCGCGTGGGCGTTCGAAGAGGCCTCCCGGCGGGAAGCGCGGCTGGTCGCGCTGCACGCGTGGCACGACAGCTACAGCGGCCGGCCGTTCGGGGAGAACCCCGCCACACCGCTGATCGACGTCGGTGAAGCGGAACAGCGCGTGCTGGCGCAGCGGCTGGCCGCGTGGCACGACCGTTTCCCGCACGTGGAAGCCGGCGTCGTCGTCGAGCGCGACCAGCCGCGCGACCGCCTGATCGACCGCAGTGCGGAAGCGGCCGTGGTCGTCCTGGGCAGCCGGGGACGCGGCGGGTTCACCGGCATGGTCCTCGGTTCGACGACGCACGCGCTGCTGCACCACGCCGACTGCCCCGTGCTGGTCGTCGGCAGCGCGCGGAGTCCACGGGGGATCCGCGCTTTCGTCCCACCGGGAAGGGACTTCGGCCCCTGA
- a CDS encoding HPP family protein gives MRARDLMSAPVVTVHPWAPVKEVAEVLAEHGFTAVPVVDEDERLVGIVTEADLIRGRIPADARTAHRRPEPRPPVETSVEQVMTTPVSAMSPGTDVADLCQALVDAKIRAMPIVDGSRVVGIVTRGDVVRVLARSDAAIAADVRHRLEIYGGTGRWKVEVHDGLVRIVDRYDDEADRHVARLLALAVPGVVGADTVPVGAWPDS, from the coding sequence ATGCGCGCACGCGACCTGATGTCGGCGCCGGTGGTGACGGTCCACCCGTGGGCACCGGTGAAAGAGGTGGCCGAAGTGCTGGCCGAACACGGCTTCACCGCTGTGCCGGTGGTCGACGAAGACGAACGTCTCGTCGGCATCGTCACCGAGGCCGACCTGATCCGCGGGCGGATCCCGGCCGACGCGCGCACGGCGCACCGTCGCCCCGAACCGCGGCCGCCGGTGGAGACGTCGGTCGAGCAGGTGATGACGACGCCGGTCAGCGCGATGTCGCCGGGCACGGACGTCGCGGATCTGTGCCAGGCGCTGGTCGACGCGAAGATCCGGGCGATGCCGATCGTCGACGGCAGCCGCGTGGTCGGGATCGTCACCCGCGGCGACGTCGTGCGCGTGCTGGCCCGCTCCGACGCCGCGATCGCCGCGGATGTGCGGCACCGCCTCGAGATCTACGGTGGCACGGGCCGCTGGAAGGTCGAGGTCCACGACGGGCTCGTGCGGATCGTCGACCGCTACGACGACGAGGCCGACCGCCACGTCGCCAGGTTGCTCGCGCTCGCCGTGCCCGGTGTGGTCGGCGCGGACACGGTTCCGGTGGGCGCGTGGCCCGACTCCTGA
- a CDS encoding GAF domain-containing sensor histidine kinase, translating to MSEHDESEPGRLTFPDQPRLELDQLLAQLVERAQEVIGTEGRLRGLLRATQVITSDLALPALLRRIVDAGRQLIGARYAALGVIGSDGRLMEFVHDGMPPDVVARVGHLPEGKGLLGALIEDPRPIRLTRLQDDPRSIGFPAGHPQMESFLGVPIRVRGAVFGNLYLADRERGRFTAEDEQLALALAAAAGSAIDNARLYETARSQQAWLRASAAVARELLAPDSGSPLDLVANHTRELAAADLVTIIRPIGEDGTLQVDRAVGLEAETLVGAVVPADTTIAGAVFASGKPMAGSWPEERRRLATDPVVELDLGAVLAVPLTGAGRVSGVLAAARRSGRPAFTEDDLEMAAAFADQAAVAIELAQARAEQQRNALHDERDRIAAELHGEIVQRLYAAALSLQTTAGLARTPTVATRLRRSIADLDDIIHHVQDTVFRLDEPASTGQTPLRDEVLRILADATPLLGFAVATRFTGKLDAYPADAVVPFLDEALRVIARHASATAVVVEIRADPARLVAVVRCDGPAELARESARELAAMAERAHGRGGTLAVERVADQTRLSWSVPG from the coding sequence GTGAGCGAGCACGACGAATCCGAGCCGGGCCGGTTGACCTTTCCCGACCAGCCTCGGCTGGAGCTGGACCAGTTGCTGGCCCAGCTGGTCGAACGTGCCCAGGAAGTGATCGGCACGGAGGGCCGGTTGCGCGGCCTGCTGCGCGCCACGCAGGTCATCACCAGCGACCTCGCGCTCCCGGCTCTGCTGCGCCGCATCGTCGATGCCGGCCGCCAGCTGATCGGCGCGCGGTACGCGGCACTCGGCGTGATCGGTTCCGATGGGCGGCTCATGGAGTTCGTGCACGACGGCATGCCGCCGGACGTCGTGGCGCGCGTCGGGCACCTGCCCGAGGGCAAGGGGCTGCTCGGCGCCCTGATCGAGGACCCGCGGCCGATCCGGCTGACGCGGCTCCAGGACGACCCCCGCTCGATCGGGTTCCCGGCCGGGCACCCGCAGATGGAGAGCTTCCTCGGCGTGCCGATCCGGGTGCGCGGTGCCGTGTTCGGAAACCTCTACCTCGCCGACCGCGAACGCGGCCGGTTCACCGCCGAAGACGAGCAGCTCGCGCTGGCACTCGCGGCCGCCGCCGGCAGCGCGATCGACAACGCCCGGCTGTACGAGACGGCGCGCAGCCAGCAGGCGTGGCTGCGCGCGTCGGCCGCTGTCGCCCGCGAGCTCCTCGCGCCCGACTCGGGCAGCCCGCTGGACCTCGTCGCGAACCACACCCGGGAGCTCGCCGCGGCGGATCTCGTCACGATCATCCGGCCGATCGGCGAGGATGGCACCCTGCAGGTCGACCGGGCGGTCGGCCTCGAAGCGGAGACGCTGGTCGGTGCCGTGGTCCCCGCCGACACCACGATCGCCGGGGCGGTGTTCGCCAGCGGAAAACCGATGGCGGGTTCGTGGCCGGAGGAACGGCGGCGGCTGGCCACCGACCCCGTCGTCGAGCTGGACCTCGGCGCCGTGCTCGCGGTGCCGCTCACGGGCGCGGGCCGCGTGTCGGGGGTACTGGCGGCGGCGCGGCGGAGCGGCCGCCCGGCGTTCACCGAGGACGACCTCGAGATGGCCGCGGCGTTCGCGGACCAGGCGGCCGTGGCGATCGAGCTGGCGCAGGCCCGCGCCGAGCAGCAGCGCAACGCCCTGCACGACGAGCGCGACCGGATCGCTGCCGAGCTGCACGGCGAGATCGTGCAACGCCTCTACGCCGCGGCACTGTCCCTGCAGACCACCGCCGGACTGGCGCGCACGCCCACGGTCGCGACCCGGCTGCGCCGCTCGATCGCCGACCTCGACGACATCATCCACCACGTGCAGGACACTGTCTTCCGGCTCGACGAGCCCGCCTCGACCGGGCAGACGCCCCTGCGCGACGAGGTGCTGCGGATCCTGGCGGACGCGACGCCGCTGCTCGGCTTCGCCGTGGCCACCCGGTTCACCGGGAAGCTCGACGCGTACCCTGCCGACGCCGTGGTCCCGTTCCTCGACGAAGCGCTGCGGGTGATCGCCCGCCACGCGTCGGCCACCGCGGTGGTGGTGGAGATCCGCGCCGATCCGGCCCGGCTCGTGGCGGTCGTGCGGTGCGACGGACCGGCCGAGCTGGCGCGGGAATCCGCGCGGGAGCTGGCCGCCATGGCCGAGCGGGCTCACGGCCGCGGCGGCACACTGGCCGTGGAGCGGGTGGCGGACCAGACCCGCCTGAGCTGGTCGGTGCCCGGCTGA
- a CDS encoding CHAD domain-containing protein, with protein MTALSPVSQLRPLVHYDITYYDTAGLRLRRHGLALSRTGADWRLDRGDGHGCGVAASATDHVPVELRRLVRAYSRDLELAVVPGPGTRRPDAEVRAHDTAREVVLGYLDAQAEALARADLATRLDEPQGVPGLRGAARRVRATLRTFAPVLGGRRLVRGLSGSVRWFEEGIASGGTPEILDTHRYLQLLNALELLDVVLREQPRPELPKAARRPAGAVLPGLVWTVAAETGARWDAATGESGSAAAVRKSVRRLRYALEAAEAVLPFAPDHLLAQCRDLQELLGAGGDPAAGEQCAATWDAVRSGVEALCR; from the coding sequence ATGACTGCCTTGAGTCCCGTGTCGCAGCTGCGGCCGCTCGTGCACTACGACATCACGTACTACGACACCGCGGGCCTGCGGCTGCGGCGCCACGGCCTGGCGCTGAGCCGGACCGGCGCCGACTGGCGGCTCGACCGCGGCGACGGCCACGGCTGCGGGGTCGCCGCGTCGGCGACGGACCACGTGCCGGTCGAACTGCGCCGGCTCGTGCGCGCCTACAGCCGGGACCTGGAGCTCGCCGTGGTGCCCGGACCCGGCACCCGGCGCCCGGACGCGGAGGTCCGCGCCCACGACACGGCTCGCGAGGTGGTGCTCGGCTACCTCGATGCGCAGGCCGAGGCCCTCGCCCGCGCCGACCTCGCCACGCGCCTCGATGAGCCCCAGGGCGTGCCTGGCCTGCGCGGCGCGGCCCGGCGGGTCCGGGCGACGTTGCGGACGTTCGCGCCCGTGCTCGGCGGGCGCCGGCTCGTGCGCGGGCTGAGCGGATCGGTGCGCTGGTTCGAGGAGGGGATCGCGTCGGGAGGCACCCCCGAAATCCTCGACACCCACCGCTACCTCCAGCTGCTCAACGCGCTGGAACTGCTCGACGTCGTGCTGCGCGAGCAACCGCGCCCCGAACTGCCGAAGGCCGCGCGCAGACCGGCCGGCGCGGTGCTGCCGGGTCTCGTGTGGACAGTCGCAGCCGAAACCGGTGCGCGGTGGGACGCCGCGACGGGCGAATCCGGTTCAGCGGCCGCCGTCCGCAAGAGCGTCCGGCGCCTCCGCTACGCGCTCGAAGCGGCAGAAGCCGTATTGCCCTTCGCTCCGGACCACCTGCTGGCGCAGTGCCGGGACTTGCAGGAGCTACTGGGAGCCGGCGGGGATCCGGCAGCCGGGGAGCAGTGCGCGGCGACGTGGGACGCGGTGCGCAGCGGTGTCGAAGCGCTGTGCCGCTGA